A window of bacterium contains these coding sequences:
- a CDS encoding ammonium transporter: MHLDTGNTGFMILCASLVMLMTPGLAFFYGGLVGRKNVLAIMIQSFVSMGWTTVLWWLCGFSMCFSGDLKSGTDIAGVIGNFHWAFLRGITLSTPSPNDTIPMIVFCAYQMMFAIITPALITGAFTNRVTFKAYMLFLTAWLLLVYFPFVHMVWGGGLLSMWGVKDFAGGIVVHNIAGMAALASVLYVGRRRVPETGPHSIPLVALGTGLLWFGWYGFNAGSEFRVDSVTAVAFLNTDLAASFAAVAWLVIDWSISRRPHFLGLLTGAVAGLATITPAAGFVSPATAALIGIVSGVVCYYAVALKNQLKWDDALDVWGVHGVGGYLGIFLLGVFASTAWNPAASGGVDGLLRGGTRFFLVQWGAVTLASVWAFVFTLGMLWLIERITAVKVSEATEEAGLDVGIHGEKAYALGV; the protein is encoded by the coding sequence CTGCACCTCGATACCGGAAACACCGGGTTCATGATTCTCTGTGCCAGCCTCGTCATGCTGATGACACCCGGCCTGGCGTTCTTCTACGGCGGCCTCGTGGGGCGCAAGAACGTCCTGGCCATCATGATTCAGAGTTTCGTGTCGATGGGCTGGACCACCGTCTTGTGGTGGCTCTGCGGATTCTCGATGTGCTTCAGCGGCGACCTGAAGTCCGGCACGGATATCGCCGGCGTCATCGGCAACTTCCACTGGGCTTTTCTCCGGGGCATCACGCTGTCCACACCCTCTCCCAACGACACCATTCCGATGATCGTCTTTTGCGCCTACCAGATGATGTTCGCGATCATCACCCCGGCGCTGATCACCGGCGCCTTCACGAACCGGGTCACCTTCAAAGCGTACATGCTGTTCCTGACCGCCTGGCTGCTGCTGGTCTATTTCCCGTTCGTCCACATGGTGTGGGGCGGCGGGCTCCTCTCGATGTGGGGCGTCAAGGATTTCGCCGGCGGGATCGTCGTGCACAACATCGCCGGGATGGCCGCGCTCGCCTCGGTGCTGTACGTGGGCCGGCGCCGCGTGCCGGAGACGGGGCCGCACAGCATCCCGCTCGTGGCCCTCGGCACCGGACTGCTCTGGTTCGGATGGTACGGGTTCAACGCGGGAAGCGAGTTCCGGGTGGATTCCGTGACGGCGGTTGCGTTCCTCAACACCGATCTCGCCGCCTCGTTCGCCGCGGTGGCGTGGCTCGTGATCGACTGGTCAATCAGCCGGCGGCCGCATTTTCTCGGACTGCTGACCGGCGCGGTCGCCGGCCTCGCCACCATCACTCCGGCCGCGGGATTCGTCTCGCCCGCGACCGCGGCCCTGATCGGGATCGTCTCCGGGGTCGTGTGTTACTACGCGGTGGCGTTAAAGAACCAGCTGAAGTGGGACGATGCTTTGGATGTGTGGGGCGTCCACGGCGTCGGGGGATACCTTGGCATCTTCCTGTTGGGGGTGTTTGCCTCGACGGCTTGGAACCCGGCGGCCTCGGGCGGCGTCGACGGGCTGCTGCGCGGCGGTACGCGCTTCTTCCTAGTCCAGTGGGGCGCCGTCACCCTCGCATCGGTATGGGCGTTTGTGTTCACTCTCGGCATGCTCTGGTTGATCGAGCGAATCACCGCGGTGAAGGTGTCCGAAGCGACCGAGGAAGCGGGCCTCGACGTGGGGATCCACGGCGAGAAGGCCTACGCCCTCGGAGTCTGA
- a CDS encoding RidA family protein, with protein MPTRVEILSAPGVGRGYSSTTAHGTKAGGFVFVTGQVAVTQGQDGLRNRAAIGEMGTIEAQTVQVLENIKAILETAGTSFEYVVKRNVYLTHPGDFDAVHKVLERYFKPVATTTVVTGLIPVSSRVEIDVIAVVPD; from the coding sequence ATGCCCACACGCGTGGAGATCCTCAGCGCACCCGGCGTCGGACGCGGCTACTCCAGCACCACCGCCCACGGAACGAAGGCCGGCGGGTTCGTCTTCGTCACGGGCCAGGTGGCGGTGACGCAGGGACAGGACGGCCTGCGGAATCGCGCGGCCATCGGCGAGATGGGCACGATCGAAGCGCAGACCGTGCAGGTCCTCGAGAACATCAAGGCCATCCTGGAAACCGCCGGGACCTCGTTCGAGTACGTCGTGAAAAGAAACGTCTACCTGACCCACCCCGGGGACTTTGACGCGGTCCACAAGGTCCTGGAGCGGTACTTCAAGCCGGTGGCGACGACCACGGTGGTGACCGGTCTCATCCCTGTCAGCAGCCGGGTCGAAATCGACGTGATCGCCGTCGTGCCCGACTGA